In Actinotignum schaalii, the sequence TCCACCGCTACCCTCCCGCTTGACGAGGGCGTTGCTGAGGCAGCAAGCTCGGTTCCGGCTGACTCGGAAGGCGCCGTCGTTACCGATACTACGGAAGACTTCGAGAACGAAACCGGTACCGGAAACAATACCGATGCCGAGACGGAAACCGGTGCAGAAAACGAGGCTACGAGCGAAGCTCCCGCACCGATGAGCCTCGAGGATATTATCGTGGCGTTGCTGGCCTTGGGCGTGCGCGATCCCGGGCCTTCCGCGGATGAAGAGGAAAGCTTCACCGGGGAGGACAGCCGCGATTCCTTCAAGAAGAAGCGCCGCGAGGCTCGCGAATTCAAGGGCGGGAAGCGCTACCGCATCGAGGTGGGGCACAAGGATCGGGTGCGGCCGGGCGCGATTGTTGGCGCGCTCACCCACGAAGGTGGGCTGCGCGGCTCGGATCTGGGCCATATCGATATTTACCCCACCTTCTCCCTGGTGGAAATTGGGGTGCCACTTTCTCCGGAAGCCCGCAGGCGTATCTCCGAAGCGCAGGTTTCCGGGCGTGCCCTGCGAATTTCTGAAGACAGTGGCGCTCCCGCCGCCCGCCGCGGCGGCCACAGCCGTTCGGATCGCGCGGGGCGTTCGGATCGGGGCGCACGCGGAGACCGGCGCGGGCGCGGCCGCGGTTCTTTCAACCGTGGCGATGATGGCGATTACGGTTCGGATTACCGTTCTGAGCGGCGCTCGGATCGGCGCCATGACCGGCATGACCGCGGGGAGCGCCGCGGTGGGCGCGGGTGGCGGCGTTCATAGTTTGCGCTTCCCGGTGTTCACGCGCTGGTAACCAAGTCCCGGTAGGGTGGGCGTGGGTGGATAATCTTTCATCCATCACCACTCTTCCGAGGAGAATTCCATGCGTAAACTTGTTGCCGGTCTTGCCGCTATCTGCACCGCATTCACTCTGACGGCCTGCTCGAACGGTTCCGGAAAGGATGCCGCACCCTCGCGCGATGAGGTTGTGGCCGGACTTAACAAGGGATTCAATTCCGCTATTGAGGAGTCGGGTAACAAGCTCCCAGCCGGACTTCACGAATCAATTGTTACCGGCTTTGTTGAGTGTATGGCCGATGGTGCTATCGAACAAGGTGTCTCCGTTGAAGGCCTCAAGATTATTGCCGACGGTGACGTAAAGAAATTCAATGAAGTCTCTAAAGAAGACAACGATATCCTCCAAAAGGTAACGGAGAACTGCGCCACGAAACTCGTCGGCCAGCCCCAGGGGTAATACCCATCGGGAACAGCCACCGGGTCATTCCCTGCCCAACGGGGAGACGGCCCAGCTCGTGACGCGTCTTCACTCAAACGCCCGCGCAGTTGCGCGACACCCGGATTGCGCGACTCCCGGGGCTGAGCGAGGCGGTGGATCTCACGCGGGCGCCCCGCGGGTGAAAGCCGGGTAGCTGATAGTATCTACTTGTTTTATTCCGCATGGAAATGAGTGAAGATGCGTAAACTTTTTGGTGTAGCGGCTGTGGCCTGTCTCGCGGTGAGCCTGGCTGCCTGCTCGGGTAATAGCACTAAGTCGGAATCGGCTTCGTCGGCTGCGGAAACGTCGGCGGCCGCCTCGGCGCCGGCAGCTCCTTCGGCAGCAGATGCGAGTCCCGCTCAGCCTTCCGCGCCGATCACCGATAAGGGTCCGGCAGCTATTGCAACGGACGGCCCGGCTCCTACCCGGGATGAGGTGAGCGCCGGTATGCTTGCCGCTACGTCGGAGCTCCTCAAGAACACGCAGGATATCCCGGAAGCTCAAAAGGCCATGCTCCCCAAGCTCGTGGAGTGCACGGTCGATGAAGGGCTCAGCCGTGGCCTGTCTGAGCAGGGCCAGCGTAATATCGCCGCGCAGATCCTTTTGCTCTCGCAGGAAGACCAGGCGATTATGGGCGAAGCTGCCAAGGTTTGCGGGGAAAAGTTCGGGGCTAATACCCAATAAGCATTGGGCTGGCTGCTGGCACAGGATGCGAGTCTCGATACATAATTAATTGCTGATCGTGTTCCTGGCGCGCACTTTGTGTGTCGCCTGTCCGCGCCACAGATGAGCCTGTGCCGCAGATAAATAGCAGATGACTAAGGGCGGGAGTCTCCGTGAAGGAGGCTCCCGCCCTTAGTCCGCTGTGCTTATGCACACTGCTTATGCGTGCTGATTATGCGCGCCCGGTTTTAGGCATCCCATCCGGTGAGCCGCAGGCGGCGTGCTCGCCCGGACACCCCGCGCGCGGAAAGCTCGCGGAGCTTTTCCAGGGAGTCGGTTCCGGCCCGCACCTGGGTGCCCGAGAGCCCGTCAAGCTCGCCGGCCGCGAAAGCCTGGGCGATAGCCACCGATTCGCCGAGCGGTACCCATTCGGTGCGGTCCCGGTAACGTTTCATGGATGCCGTCATATCGGTTTTCACCGCGCCGGGATTGAGGGAAAGCACCCGCAAACCGCGCTGGTAGCCGGCCAAATGCAAGGATGCCGCCAGGCGTAATAGCGCTGTTTTTGAGGTGTAATAGGACACCGCATCCGCGGAATCGTGGGATGCCGCGGTGGCGGACAGGTCCAGGATCCTCCCGCCGCCGCGCTCCAGCATAATAGGCACCAAAGTTTGGGCCAGTTGGAACGGGGCCTCCACGTTAATCGCGATGGTGCGCTGGAAATCCTCCAGGCTGGTATCCCAGGGAAGTTCTTCTTCCCCGTACACGCCGGCCGAATTGAGAACCATATCGGGGGCGCCTTCCTCGAGGAGGATACGCAGCATCTCCCGGATCGAGGATTCTTTCGCCAGATCACACCCGAGGGTAATAACTTGGGCACCCCGGATTTCGCATTCGGTGGCGGTGCCATCCAAATTGGATAGCTTGGTCGCCAGCAAAATGAGGGTGCGCCCAGGTGCCGCTAAACCAATAGCGAGCTCCTTGCCCACTCCCCGGGATGCCCCGGTAATAAGAATCCGGCGGGCCGCTGCGAGTCCTTCCGATTCCTGCTGCGCAGTTACTTGCGGTGCGGCCACCGATTGCCCGGTCACCTGCCCGCCCGCATCCACGCGCTCCACATCCTGCTGCGCCATTAGGCCCTCAGCTCCGCGCCGAAGTCCTTGCGCATCCGCCGTGCCACCCGGTGGCGTACCTGGGCAGTTTCCTCCGCGGTCAGGGTGTGATCGGTGCGGAAGCGCAGTGCGAATGCCAGCGACTTCTTGCCTTCCGGAACGGGATCACCCGTGAAAACATCGAAGAGCTCGATGTCTTCGAGGGCCTCCCCCGCGGCCGCCACGATGGCGGCGCGCACATCACCGGCAATCACATCGGCATCAACAATAAAGGCGAGATCTTCCTTAGCAACCGGGCTGGTCCACACCGGCTTGACCGCGGCGGGTTCCACGGTTTCCGGAAGCGCGGCGTCGGTATTCACCTCGAAAGCGACCGAGCGCGCCGGAATATCCAAGGCCTTGCATACCGCCGGAGCGAGTTCCCCGGCGTAGCCAACGACGCGGTCCCCGCTCAGGATGGCCGCGCAACGCCCCGGGTGCCAGGGTGCCTGGTTCGCGGCGCGCACCGAAACCTCAGCGAGCATACCGGCAGCGCGCCGCCCGGCTTCTACCGCATCCCGCCAATCCCAGGTTTCCACCGGGTACCCGGCCCGAGCGGCGGTACGCGGCCCGCAGGCCACCCCGGCCACGTGATGGGGTTGGGCGGGGATAGCCGCGTGCAGGGCGGCAATCTCTTCCTCGGTGGGCCGCTGGCCCGCCGCCGGAATCGGGGCCGGGCTGATACCAGCCGGCCGGCTCACCGTGCCCATCTCAAAGACCGCCACCGCCGGATTACCGCGCTTGACGTTGAGCGAAGCCACCGGAATGAGGGTATCGAGCAGGGAGGTGCACAGCAGATTGGCCTCATCTTGCAGCGGATTGGCCAGCGCGATAGCGGTACGCCGCTCATCATCGGCGGCGTAGCCGAGCTCATCGAAACGCGCGGCCGGAATAAAGGGATAGGTCAGCACCTGCACCCACCCGGTTTCCGCCAGGGTGCGCGCAATATCGCGGCGCTGGCGCTGCGCGGGGCTCAGACCCCGCCCGGCCGGAGCAGCTGGAACCGCCGTGGGAATCGCATCATAGCCTTCCAGGCGCGCGATTTCCTCCACCAGGTGAGCCGAACCCACCAGATCCGGGCGCCAGGTGGGAGGCTGCACGCTCCACACCTCACCGCCGCGTTCCACGGTGCAACCGATATCCGTGAGGATCTCCGCGATACGATCCTCGCTCAGCTGCAACGAGGTCAGGCGTTCCACATCCGCAACCGGGAAAGCGAGCTCGGGCAACTGGTGTACCTGCCCGTACACAAAAACCTCATCGGTGGCTTCTCCCCCGCCGTATTCCACCAAAAGGTCGACGACGCGCTGCGCGGCCACCGCCGCTACCGCGGGATCCACCCCGCGTTCGAAACGCTTGGAGGCTTCGGTGGGGAGCTTATGCCGCCGGGCGCTGCGCGCCACCGATACCGCATCGAAATGCGCTGCTTCCACCAGCACATTGCGGGTTTCCGCGGTGATCTCAGTATCGGCTCCGCCCATCACGCCGGCCAGGCCGAGCACGCGCTCTCCCCCGTTATCAGTAATAAGGAGATCTTCCGGATCGAGGGTACGTTCCACATCATCGAGGGTGGTGAGTTTTTCACCGGCCTGGGCGCGGCGTACCACCAGCCCGCCGCCGCGGATCTTGTCCAGATCGTAGGCGTGCAAGGGTTGGCCCAGGTCGAGCATCACGTAATTGGTGGCATCTACCGCCAGGGAGATAGAGCGCTGGCCGGCTTGCTGGAGGCGGCGTGCCATCCAGGCCGGGGAGGGCGCCGCCGGGTCTACCCCGCGCACCACCCGGGTGACGAACAGATCGCATCCGGGCCGGCCGTGAATCGGGGCGTTATCTTCCACCCGCACCGGGAAACCGGTGGGAGTGGCTTCCGGGAGCGGAGCTTCCGCCAGGCCCGGATCGGTGAAGCGAGCTCCGGTGGAGTGGTGGTATTCGCGGGCCACCCCGCGCATGGAGAAGCAGTACCCGCGATCCGGGGTCACGTTAATTTCCAGGGTTTCCCCCGGCAGGCCCAGGAATTGCCGGGCATCACTGCCAAGTTCCACGCTGGCCGCGGCTGCGGCGTCGAGAACAATAATGCCTTCGCTTTCATCCGAGAGCCCGAGTTCGCGTTCCGAACACATCATGCCGTCGGAAATATGCCCGTAAGTTTTGCGGGCCGCGATCTCAAAACCGCCCGGCAGCACGGCACCGGGGAGGGACACCACCACGGTATCGCCCTCCTCGAAATTATGGGCGCCGCAAATAATGCCGCGCGAGGGCAGCTCGGAAGGCTCCCGCCCGGTTCCGGGTTCGTCGTTGTACTGCCCCACGTCCACGCGGCAGTAGTTAATGATCCTGCCGTTGCTTTGTTTCTTCGGTTCGCGGCTGAGCACCCGGCCGAAGACCAGCGGGCCGGTGACCGCGCCGGGGTGGATTGTTTCTTCTTCCAGGCCGACTTTTACCAGCGCGGCAGCCAGCTGCGCGGGGCTGAGATCCTCGGGCAGCTCCACGTGTAAGCCCAGCCATTCCTGCGGAATCAGTGGCATTAGTTTCCCCTCCCGGTGGTTCCGAATTGCATGGAGAAGCGCACATCGCCTTCCACCATGTCACGCATATCAGCGATGGAATTACGCAGCATTAGGGTGCGCTCCAGACCCATTCCGAAGGCGAAGCCGGTATAAACATCCGGGTCAATGCCGTTATTGCGCAGCACTTCCGGATTGACCATGCCGCAGCCACCCCACTCGATCCAGCCCGGGCCGCCCTTCTTCTGCGGGAACCACAGGTCCATTTCGGCACTCGGTTCGGTGAAGGGGAAGAAGGAGGGACGCAGCCGCGCCTTCGCTTCCGGCCCGAACATGTGGCGGGCGAAATGATCCAGGGTTCCCTTGAGGTGGGCCATGGTCAGGCCCTTATCCACTGCCAGGCCTTCCACCTGGTGGAATACCGGGGTGTGGGTGGCATCCAGCGCGTCGGTGCGGAATACCTTGCCCGGGCAGGCGATGTAGAGCGGAGCGCCGCGACGCAGCAGCGCGTGAGATTGCACGGGCGAAGTGTGGGTGCGCAGCACCAGGTTGCGTTCCTCGGTGACCGCATCATCAGGGCCGACGACGCCCGATACGTAGAAGGTATCTTGCATCTGGCGTGCCGGGTGGTCAGGCCCGAAATTCAGGGAGTCGAAGTTGAACCACTCGTGCTCCACTTCGGGGCCTTCGGCAATCTCCCAGCCCATGGCAATAAAGAAGTCAGCAATATCCTCACTGAGAACCGTGAGCGGGTGGCGTGCCCCGCGCGGAGAGCGGTTGGTCGGCACCGTGACATCTTCCGTTTCGGTGGCCAGGGCCGCGGCCGCTTCCGCTTCCTCAATACGAGCGGTGGCGCTGGCGAGGGCCGCCTGGATTTCCTTGCGGGCCGCGCCCAGAAGTTTGCCGGCGATGGGCTTTTCTTCTTTGGCGAGGTTCCGGATCTGCATATTCGCGTGAGTGATCGGAGCATTATCACCGCTGTGCGCCAGCCGCGCGGCTTTCAACTCCTCGAGGGTGGTGGCCGCCGCAAAAGCGCTACATGCCTGCGCGACGGCCGCCTGCACTCCCGCTTCGTCCAGGGGACTGAGCTGTGAGGACATAGCTGCCTTTCTTGTAGTTAACCATGTCAATTCTAGTCAAACTCGCCGAAAGTGCGTAACAGCGGGGCCGAGATGGACTCGGCCCCGCTGTGAGGTTACTGGTAGCTCGCTTGCGCCGCGGTACGCGGCGCCGGCGTCGTTCCTAGAATTTAGCGCTGGCTGAGGGGAACCTCAGGCCAGAGCTCATCCCAGGAATGCCCGGTGAGGTCTTCGGCAACCTTGCGAGCTTCGGGAGTGGCATCTTCCTTCGCCCCGCCCGCTTCCAGGCGGTGAATCTCATCCATGAGGATGGCGTGGGTGTGCTTATCCAGCTTGACGAAGCGGGACACCAGCAGCGCCACCCCGATGAGGATCGCGGGAAGGATGACCGTCACGAAGGCGATCATATGGGAAGCGCCGGCGGACTGAACCACCTGGCAGGAGCTTTCCAGCGCACCGGAGGCATCCACCTTGCAGGCGCCTTCGTGCAGCGGGGTGTAGCCGGAGGCCGCGAGGTTCGTGCCCTTTTCCAGCGGATTGACGAAGCCACCCAGATCCATGAACCAGCCCACCAGGAAGGTTCCCAGCGCACCGGTGGACTTACGCCCGAAGGTCATGACGGCAGCGTAGATGCCGGCGCGATCTTCACGGGTCATGATGTAATCAACGTCCGGAATGAAGGGGTACACATTCCACGGGGTGTATTCCAGCAGCGCGCGCCCGCACTGGTAGATCACCGCGGTGGCCAGCAGGTAGATGAAGGCGTTGCTTTCCGGCCCGATGAGGTAGATCGCGCCCACACCCGCCAGCGAGGCGAGGATCAGGGTGAAGGAGAAGGCCCACAGGAAGCGCGGCCCGTGCGAAAGCATGAGGAACATGGCCCAGATCGTCATGGGGATACCCACGATGGACACGGCCTGCAGCCAGAAGCCCTGGGATTCGCTCATCCCCACCGCGTAGACCGCGAAGAAGGTCAGTGCCGAAGCGTAGACATCCTTCCCGGTGAAGGAGAAGAGGTAGACCGTCAGGTGCTTGTTGTACGAAGAGTTGCGGAATACCGAGGTGAATTCCACCGCGGTGTGCTTGAGCATCTGGAAGCCGTTCATCTTCGGCATGGCGTCGAGTTCGGCCACGAATTCCGGAGTGAGCGGGCGCTCCCAGGTGGTGGCGTAGGTGGTAAACACACCGATGGCGAAGAGCACCGCGAAGGCGCCGCCGATTCCCAGGTAGGCCCAGGGGTTGGAGACGTTACCGCGCACCAGCGCCGGGATGAAGAACACCACGAAGGTGCCGGTGGCCGAGCAGAACATACGCATCGAGGAGAGCGTGGTGCGTTCCTCGTACTTGCGCGTCATTTCGGTGGGCAGGGTTTCCCACGGAATGAGGATGATCGCGATAATAACCTCGATCAGCAGGTAGATGACGAGGTAGTACCAGAATCCGCCGAAGGGAATCCACAGCAGCGGGAAGATGAGGAGCAGCAGAGGCGCGCCGATCATGAGGAAGAAGTGGCGCCGGCCGAAACGCCGCCCCAGCTTCGTGCGGTAGAAACCGTCCGTCAGCGGGCCGATAAACACCGAGATAACGGCGTCAACTATACGAGCCACACCGAGGATGAGGCCGCCCTGGGTAGCCGTCACCCCTCCGTAGTTCGTGAAGAAGTACAGCAGCAGACCGGAGATGATGGTATTCCACCCACCACCCATGAGGTCCACCAGCCCGAAACAAATACCGCGACCAATGGTGATCGGCTTGGCGGTGTACACGCGCAGCTTGGAGAGTTTCTCCAGCTCGCCACGCTTATCGGCGTCGAGGGCGCCGCTATTGTGTGTTCCCATTTTCTTTTGTCTTTCTGTGAAAGGAGGAACGGTTGTGGTTCGCCATCGACTCTTACCGCGCTCACGCTCGGCTTCCGTGCCCGCGCGAGCTGTTACCGCGCTACACTGCCGCGAAGCTATCACTACCGCTCTTTCGCATCAAAAGCTTATAAGTTTCCGCGGCTTTCCAGCAGTTACCTAGCTCCCCGTTCGTATCGTGGACGAGGAACGTGCCACCGGGGAGATTCTCTGAAAACCGCGGATTCTCGCGGTTTTTAGCACGACGACGGCGCTGACGCGCACCCTTCCGCCACCACCATGATATTTTTCACATTTAGAAATTCCCGTTTCTAGCTCTCAAATACTCTCCCGAAAACCGCATGTTTTCGCGTAAAGTGAGAGGGCGGGCCGCGGTGTCGTCGCCGTTGGCTACGCACCCGGTCTCCGTGCCCGCGTGCCCCCGGGCGGCGTGGAGTACCTTAAAAGAAGCAAGCCGAGGCGAGGGAAAGCCCCGCGCCCGGCTCAAAAATAGGAGGATTCAATGTCGACGCCCCTCACTCTCAACCCGGACCGGCTTTTCCCGGCAGATCCGACGCAGCGGAAACTGGCGCGCGAAATTTTCGAGGTCACCAAGAAGCATCCCATTATTTCCCCGCACGGCCATGTTCCCCCCGAATGGCTCGCCCTCAATACTCCCTTCACCGACCCCACGAGCATGCTCCTCACCCCGGATCACTACACCAACCGCCTCCTGCACGCGGTGGGCCGGGTGGATCTGGCCGATCTGGGTGTACCGGTAGGAAGCCCGCTCTCCCCCGAAAAGTCCCGCGCGGCGTGGCGCCTGTTCTGCAAGAACTGGTGGACCTTGCGCGGTACCGCGGTGCAGGGCTGGTTTGAATCCGAATTTGTGGATGTCTTCGATGTGCATGTGCGCCCCTCCGAAGAAACGGCTGATGAGATCTACGATCACATCAACGCCCTGCTCAAGACGGAAGAATTCCTGCCCCGCTCGCTGTACAAGCGTTTCAACCTGGCGATGATGGCCACCACCGATGATCCGGTTTCGGACCTGCGCTACCACAAGCAGCTCCTGGATGATCCCACCTGGGAAGGCTATATTCCGCCCACTTTCCGCCCCGATAAGTACCTCGAACCGGCC encodes:
- a CDS encoding SDR family NAD(P)-dependent oxidoreductase, producing MAQQDVERVDAGGQVTGQSVAAPQVTAQQESEGLAAARRILITGASRGVGKELAIGLAAPGRTLILLATKLSNLDGTATECEIRGAQVITLGCDLAKESSIREMLRILLEEGAPDMVLNSAGVYGEEELPWDTSLEDFQRTIAINVEAPFQLAQTLVPIMLERGGGRILDLSATAASHDSADAVSYYTSKTALLRLAASLHLAGYQRGLRVLSLNPGAVKTDMTASMKRYRDRTEWVPLGESVAIAQAFAAGELDGLSGTQVRAGTDSLEKLRELSARGVSGRARRLRLTGWDA
- the pheT gene encoding phenylalanine--tRNA ligase subunit beta, whose amino-acid sequence is MPLIPQEWLGLHVELPEDLSPAQLAAALVKVGLEEETIHPGAVTGPLVFGRVLSREPKKQSNGRIINYCRVDVGQYNDEPGTGREPSELPSRGIICGAHNFEEGDTVVVSLPGAVLPGGFEIAARKTYGHISDGMMCSERELGLSDESEGIIVLDAAAAASVELGSDARQFLGLPGETLEINVTPDRGYCFSMRGVAREYHHSTGARFTDPGLAEAPLPEATPTGFPVRVEDNAPIHGRPGCDLFVTRVVRGVDPAAPSPAWMARRLQQAGQRSISLAVDATNYVMLDLGQPLHAYDLDKIRGGGLVVRRAQAGEKLTTLDDVERTLDPEDLLITDNGGERVLGLAGVMGGADTEITAETRNVLVEAAHFDAVSVARSARRHKLPTEASKRFERGVDPAVAAVAAQRVVDLLVEYGGGEATDEVFVYGQVHQLPELAFPVADVERLTSLQLSEDRIAEILTDIGCTVERGGEVWSVQPPTWRPDLVGSAHLVEEIARLEGYDAIPTAVPAAPAGRGLSPAQRQRRDIARTLAETGWVQVLTYPFIPAARFDELGYAADDERRTAIALANPLQDEANLLCTSLLDTLIPVASLNVKRGNPAVAVFEMGTVSRPAGISPAPIPAAGQRPTEEEIAALHAAIPAQPHHVAGVACGPRTAARAGYPVETWDWRDAVEAGRRAAGMLAEVSVRAANQAPWHPGRCAAILSGDRVVGYAGELAPAVCKALDIPARSVAFEVNTDAALPETVEPAAVKPVWTSPVAKEDLAFIVDADVIAGDVRAAIVAAAGEALEDIELFDVFTGDPVPEGKKSLAFALRFRTDHTLTAEETAQVRHRVARRMRKDFGAELRA
- the pheS gene encoding phenylalanine--tRNA ligase subunit alpha; the encoded protein is MSSQLSPLDEAGVQAAVAQACSAFAAATTLEELKAARLAHSGDNAPITHANMQIRNLAKEEKPIAGKLLGAARKEIQAALASATARIEEAEAAAALATETEDVTVPTNRSPRGARHPLTVLSEDIADFFIAMGWEIAEGPEVEHEWFNFDSLNFGPDHPARQMQDTFYVSGVVGPDDAVTEERNLVLRTHTSPVQSHALLRRGAPLYIACPGKVFRTDALDATHTPVFHQVEGLAVDKGLTMAHLKGTLDHFARHMFGPEAKARLRPSFFPFTEPSAEMDLWFPQKKGGPGWIEWGGCGMVNPEVLRNNGIDPDVYTGFAFGMGLERTLMLRNSIADMRDMVEGDVRFSMQFGTTGRGN
- a CDS encoding MFS transporter, which codes for MGTHNSGALDADKRGELEKLSKLRVYTAKPITIGRGICFGLVDLMGGGWNTIISGLLLYFFTNYGGVTATQGGLILGVARIVDAVISVFIGPLTDGFYRTKLGRRFGRRHFFLMIGAPLLLLIFPLLWIPFGGFWYYLVIYLLIEVIIAIILIPWETLPTEMTRKYEERTTLSSMRMFCSATGTFVVFFIPALVRGNVSNPWAYLGIGGAFAVLFAIGVFTTYATTWERPLTPEFVAELDAMPKMNGFQMLKHTAVEFTSVFRNSSYNKHLTVYLFSFTGKDVYASALTFFAVYAVGMSESQGFWLQAVSIVGIPMTIWAMFLMLSHGPRFLWAFSFTLILASLAGVGAIYLIGPESNAFIYLLATAVIYQCGRALLEYTPWNVYPFIPDVDYIMTREDRAGIYAAVMTFGRKSTGALGTFLVGWFMDLGGFVNPLEKGTNLAASGYTPLHEGACKVDASGALESSCQVVQSAGASHMIAFVTVILPAILIGVALLVSRFVKLDKHTHAILMDEIHRLEAGGAKEDATPEARKVAEDLTGHSWDELWPEVPLSQR